A genomic window from Montipora capricornis isolate CH-2021 chromosome 8, ASM3666992v2, whole genome shotgun sequence includes:
- the LOC138013593 gene encoding uncharacterized protein, whose amino-acid sequence MESLKSALQMMKPGCYMTSVDLKDAYYSVHVDIKYQKFLKFSCKLYQYTCLPNGLACAPRVFTKLLKPVYSTLRSQGHLSVGYIDDSYLQGNTIQNCRNKIQQTVNLFTSLGFLVHPEKSVLVPTRKLKFLGFILDSERMIVLLTPERAGAIKEAAERLLAQPNPTIRDLAEVIGKFVAAFQGCLHGLLHYRQLESDKISALKKSQEDYDAPVTLLNLAQQDLRWWIQNIQNAKNLINHPNPTIILESDASNMGWGAVYQTKSTGGRWTHNEQQLHINALEMKAAFFALQTFCQNLRDQHVRVIIDNTTAVTYINDMGGSHSAICNSLAREIWCRCIDRNLWLSAAPLPGTSNVAADKASRVFCDQTEWKLDETIFASITAYFYRPKIDLFASRLNYQLPRYVAWQPDPGAEAVDAFTLDWRSDTFFAFPPFSLLGRVVQKNRGRSSRGKTSAEIAIQPRAHSSPAFKVSTSGLSLVRESLCEKGLREQTLHIIMASWREIYKSGKGSAVDGKLVFSPPVEEVLHFLTELFG is encoded by the coding sequence atggaatcaCTGAAATCAGCTCTACAAATGATGAAGCCAGGTTGTTATATGACTTCAGTGGACCTAAAAGATGCGTACTACTCAGTTCATGTCGATATAAAATACCAAAAAttcctaaaattttcttgtaaaCTCTATCAGTACACATGCCTGCCAAATGGTCTTGCTTGTGCACCCAGAGTATTCACTAAGCTGTTAAAGCCAGTTTATTCTACCCTTCGCTCTCAGGGGCACTTATCTGTTGGATATATCGATGACTCATACCTACAAGGCAACACCATTCAAAATTGCCGAAATAAGATTCAGCAAACAGTCAACTTGTTTACTTCTCTGGGGTTTCTAGTGCACCCAGAAAAGTCAGTGTTAGTTCCAACCCGAAAACTCAAGTTCTTGGGTTTCATCCTTGATTCTGAGCGTATGATAGTATTGCTAACTCCCGAGAGAGCAGGAGCTATCAAAGAGGCAGCAGAGAGACTGCTAGCACAACCAAACCCCACAATACGAGACCTTGCTGAGGTTATAGGAAAGTTTGTGGCTGCCTTTCAGGGTTGTCTTCATGGACTTTTGCATTATCGTCAACTAGAGAGTGACAAGATCAGTGCTCTGAAGAAGTCACAAGAAGATTACGATGCCCCTGTGACCCTTTTAAACTTAGCACAACAAGATCTACGTTGGTGGATCCAAAACATTCAAAATGCTAAGAATCTTATCAATCATCCTAACCCTACAATAATCCTTGAATCAGATGCCTCTAACATGGGTTGGGGTGCTGTGTATCAAACAAAATCAACCGGGGGTAGATGGACCCACAATGAACAGCAACTACACATTAATGCCCTTGAAATGAAAGCTGcattttttgcattacaaaCATTCTGTCAGAACCTGAGGGATCAACATGTGCGTGTTATAATTGATAACACTACTGCAGTTACGTACATTAATGACATGGGTGGAAGCCATTCTGCCATATGCAACTCCCTAGCAAGGGAAATTTGGTGTCGGTGCATTGACAGAAATTTATGGCTTAGTGCTGCTCCCTTGCCAGGCACTAGCAATGTAGCAGCAGACAAAGCATCACGTGTATTTTGTGACCAAACTGAATGGAAGCTAGATGAAACCATTTTTGCATCAATCACAGCATATTTCTACAGACCCAAAATCGACCTTTTCGCTTCCCGATTGAATTATCAGCTGCCCAGATATGTTGCTTGGCAACCAGACCCTGGAGCAGAAGCTGTTGACGCTTTTACCCTAGACTGGCGTTCTGACACGTTTTTTGCGTTTCCTCCTTTCAGTTTATTAGGAAGAGTTGTACAAAAAAATAGAGGACGATCTAGCCGAGGGAAAACATCTGCTGAAATTGCCATACAACCCAGAGCACATTCATCCCCTGCATTCAAAGTTAGTACTTCTGGCCTGTCACTTGTCCGGGAATCCCTCTGTGAAAAAGGTCTTCGAGAGCAAACCCTTCATATCATCATGGCATCCTGGCGAGAAATTTACAAAAGTGGCAAAGGTTCTGCAGTGGACGGAAAGTTGGTGTTTTCACCACCTGTAGAGGAAGTGTTACATTTTCTGACTGAACTGTTCGGCTAG